In one window of Vibrio sp. JC009 DNA:
- the atpA gene encoding F0F1 ATP synthase subunit alpha: MQLNSTEISDLIKQRIESFEVVSEARNEGTIVSVSDGIIRIHGLADVMQGEMIEVPGGRYALALNLERDSVGAVVMGPYSDLKEGMKVTGTGRILEVPVGPEMLGRVVNTLGEPIDGKGPIEAKLSSPVEVIAPGVIDRKSVDQPVQTGYKSVDSMIPIGRGQRELIIGDRQTGKTALAIDAIINQKDSGIYSIYVAIGQKASTIANVVRKLEEHGALENTIVVVASASESAALQYLAPYAGCAMGEYFRDRGEDALIIYDDLSKQAVAYRQISLLLKRPPGREAFPGDVFYLHSRLLERAARVNEDYVERFTNGEVKGKTGSLTALPIIETQAGDVSAFVPTNVISITDGQIFLQTELFNSGVRPAVDPGISVSRVGGSAQTKIIKKLSGGIRTALAAYRELAAFAQFSSDLDEATKKQLDHGQKVTELMKQKQYAPMSVFAQALVIFAAERGYLEDIELSKVLDFEDALLSYAHSHFADFAEEISKTGAYNDEIEAQLKKIVEDFKATQTW, from the coding sequence ATGCAACTAAATTCCACGGAAATTAGCGATCTAATCAAACAACGTATCGAGTCATTCGAAGTTGTTAGTGAAGCTCGCAACGAAGGTACTATCGTATCGGTAAGCGATGGTATTATTCGCATTCACGGCCTTGCGGACGTGATGCAAGGTGAAATGATTGAAGTACCGGGTGGCCGTTATGCGCTGGCACTTAACCTTGAGCGTGACTCGGTTGGTGCGGTAGTAATGGGCCCATATTCCGACCTTAAGGAAGGAATGAAAGTAACAGGCACAGGCCGTATTCTGGAAGTTCCAGTTGGTCCTGAAATGCTGGGTCGTGTTGTAAACACACTTGGTGAGCCTATTGATGGTAAAGGTCCAATCGAAGCGAAACTGTCTTCTCCTGTAGAAGTTATCGCACCGGGCGTAATCGACCGTAAATCGGTAGACCAGCCAGTTCAGACTGGTTATAAGTCAGTTGACTCCATGATCCCAATCGGTCGTGGTCAGCGTGAGCTTATCATCGGTGACCGTCAGACTGGTAAAACAGCTCTGGCAATCGATGCCATCATCAACCAGAAAGACTCTGGTATTTACTCTATCTACGTAGCAATCGGTCAGAAAGCATCGACTATCGCTAACGTAGTACGCAAACTGGAAGAGCACGGCGCGCTGGAAAATACCATCGTTGTTGTTGCATCTGCTTCTGAATCTGCTGCGCTGCAATACCTTGCACCGTACGCAGGTTGTGCAATGGGTGAATACTTCCGTGATCGCGGCGAAGATGCACTTATCATTTATGATGATCTGTCTAAGCAGGCAGTAGCATACCGTCAGATCTCTCTGCTACTAAAACGTCCACCAGGCCGTGAGGCATTCCCGGGTGACGTATTCTACCTACACTCTCGTCTGCTAGAGCGTGCTGCTCGTGTAAACGAAGACTATGTAGAGCGTTTCACTAACGGTGAAGTGAAAGGTAAGACCGGTTCTCTGACTGCTCTTCCTATCATCGAAACTCAGGCAGGTGACGTATCGGCATTCGTACCGACTAACGTAATCTCGATTACTGATGGTCAGATCTTCCTACAGACAGAACTGTTTAACTCTGGTGTTCGCCCTGCGGTTGACCCGGGTATCTCAGTATCTCGTGTAGGTGGTTCGGCACAGACTAAGATCATCAAGAAGCTATCAGGTGGTATCCGTACTGCTCTGGCTGCTTACCGTGAACTTGCAGCATTTGCTCAGTTCTCTTCGGATCTTGATGAAGCAACGAAGAAACAGCTTGACCATGGTCAGAAAGTAACTGAGCTGATGAAGCAGAAGCAGTACGCTCCTATGTCAGTATTTGCTCAGGCACTGGTTATCTTCGCGGCAGAGCGTGGCTATCTGGAAGACATTGAACTTAGCAAAGTTCTGGATTTCGAAGACGCTCTTCTATCGTATGCTCACAGCCACTTTGCAGATTTCGCTGAAGAAATCAGCAAAACGGGTGCTTACAACGATGAAATCGAAGCTCAACTTAAGAAAATTGTTGAGGATTTCAAGGCAACCCAAACTTGGTAA
- the atpH gene encoding F0F1 ATP synthase subunit delta, with product MSELTTIARPYAKAAFDFAVEKGALDQWGQMLTFAAEVTKNKDIAELLTSSASAEKLSEIFIAVCGDQFDENGQNLIKVMAENGRLAAFPEVCNEFMFLKQEHEKVIDAEVVSATELSKKQIAEISSKLEQRLERKVKLNCSVDEALLGGVVIRAGDLIIDNSTRGQLARLSDALQS from the coding sequence ATGTCTGAATTGACTACAATCGCACGCCCCTACGCTAAAGCAGCATTTGATTTTGCGGTGGAGAAAGGTGCATTAGACCAATGGGGTCAGATGCTCACTTTTGCTGCCGAAGTTACAAAGAATAAGGATATTGCTGAGCTCCTAACGAGTTCCGCATCTGCAGAAAAACTGTCAGAAATCTTTATTGCGGTTTGTGGCGATCAGTTTGATGAAAATGGTCAGAACCTGATTAAGGTGATGGCTGAGAATGGCCGATTAGCGGCTTTTCCTGAGGTTTGTAATGAGTTTATGTTCCTGAAACAGGAGCACGAGAAGGTGATTGATGCAGAGGTTGTTTCTGCAACAGAGCTTTCTAAAAAACAAATTGCAGAAATCAGCAGCAAACTGGAACAGCGTCTTGAGCGCAAAGTTAAGCTGAATTGCAGTGTAGATGAGGCCCTACTTGGTGGGGTTGTTATTCGAGCCGGAGACTTAATCATCGATAACTCAACGCGTGGCCAGTTAGCCCGCCTGAGCGATGCATTGCAGTCTTGA
- the atpF gene encoding F0F1 ATP synthase subunit B — translation MNMNATLLGQAIAFTMFVWFCMKYVWPPIMEAIEERQKKIADGLQAAERAAKDLDLAQSSASDQLKEAKRTATEIIEQANKRKAQIVDEAREEAQAERQKILTQAEAEIEAERNRARDELRKQVATLALAGAEKILERSIDKDAHKDILDNITAKL, via the coding sequence GTGAATATGAACGCAACTCTGCTGGGTCAGGCAATTGCCTTCACAATGTTTGTATGGTTCTGCATGAAGTATGTATGGCCGCCAATCATGGAAGCGATTGAAGAGCGTCAGAAGAAAATTGCTGACGGTCTGCAGGCTGCTGAAAGAGCAGCTAAAGATCTGGACCTGGCACAATCCAGTGCTTCTGACCAATTGAAAGAAGCAAAGCGCACAGCAACAGAGATCATCGAGCAAGCAAACAAGCGTAAAGCACAGATTGTTGATGAAGCACGTGAAGAAGCTCAGGCAGAACGCCAGAAGATTCTTACACAAGCGGAAGCAGAAATCGAAGCTGAGCGTAACCGCGCACGCGATGAACTGCGCAAGCAAGTTGCTACTCTGGCTTTAGCTGGTGCAGAGAAAATCCTTGAGCGCTCAATTGATAAAGACGCGCACAAAGATATTCTCGATAACATTACTGCAAAACTTTAA